The Dietzia sp. ANT_WB102 region ACCACCCGTTCAACACCCTGTCGCTGGCCCTGGGCGCCCAGGGCACCTTCGTCGCCCGCGCTCTCGACTCGGACCGCAAGGGGCTCACCGAGGTCCTTGAGGCTGCCGCCCACCACCGCGGCACCAGCTTCGTGGAGATCATGCAGGACTGCCCGATCTTCAACGACGGCTCGTTCGACCTGCTACGCAAGGAAGACGCCGCCGACCACCTCATCCCGGTGCGCCACGGCGAGAAGATCGTGTTCGGCGACGAGGGACAGCACTGCGTCGTCCGCCGCGGCTTCTCTCTCGCCGTCGCCGCGACCGCGGACGTGGACGAGGCAGACATCATCGTCCACGACGCCTACACCGACGACCCCACCTACGCTCACGCCCTGGCCACACTGTCCAGCCAGGACCTCGAGTACACGGTCACCGGCATCATCCGGCAGGTGCGACGCGACACCTACGACGACCTCGCCCGCGGCCAGGTCGCCGCTGCCAAGGAGACTGCCACCAGCGATCTGCAGGCCCTGCTCGACGGCCCCAACACCTGGACCGTCGACTAGGGCCGTCGTCGCGGACGGGGGCGCGCCCCTCGCCGCGTCAACGGCGCCGACACACCCGCCCGCGGGGGCGGTCACCAGGTCAGATGCGCTCGGTGACCGTCCCCGTAACGCGTCCACGGGCGTCCCACGTGCGCTCCACCACGTCGGCCGTGCCGTGCTGGTCAATTCGTACGGCGGTGGTCGACCGGGTGCCGTACTGGCGACCGAGGCGGACGAACCGCGACGACAGTCGCCATTCGTGGGTGAGGGGCACGCCCGTGCGCGGCATCTTCCACGGGGATGCCGGCCGGCGGTCGGCGAGCACATCCAGCAGCGTCTCTGACCATTCCGGGCCCGTCATCGCGTCGGTGCTCATGAGCGCCCGCACATCGTGGACCGCGCCCACCACCTTCGGCCAGGGAGTGTCCAGGGACGCATTCGACAACCCGTGAACGCCGATCCCGAGCGGTAATGGGCCGCGCGTGGAGCGGTTGGAGGCCCACCACATCCGGTCCAGGTCACCGGCCAGGAGGTTCACGGGCCCGTAGCGGTCGAGATCGTCGACGACGTGGTGGGCGAACTCCGTGACGGGCACCGGCCCGGTGAGCGCATCGAGCGGCAGCTCGCCACGGGATGCGGGGGCGGGTTGCGAAGGCCCGGCCTCACGCACGTTGGTCACCGCCGCGAATCGTCCACCCGGTGCCACGGCGAGCCAGGTCCCGCCCGCGGACACGTCCCGGCCGGCGACGACGCCCCCGACCCCGTCCCGGTCGGCGACCCACTCGTGCAACGGCTCGGTCGGCCGACTCAGGACCTCGTCCCGGTTGGCCACCACGATCAGCGGGTAGAGGGGGTGGACCCGGCGGGCGATGACCAACATGCACATACCCCCACGGTACTTCCGGCGGAGTCAACGCAGCGCAAACCCCGCGGCCACAACACGGACCTAGCGGGGACGCCGCGGCACTAACCGGGCCAGTGCTCCGGGGGCGCGCCGGCGGGCGCAGGGCCAATGCTCTGTGCCAGTCGCGCGCGGGCGCGCGCCGTGCCGAGCCGCAGCAGCGGCCCACCGCCCTTGGGGCCGACATACGTCGTCCGGATCCCGACGCGGTCCAGGGCTGCGCGGAGCGCGTCACGTCGGGGCGCATGGTGCTCCGCCACGGCGTCAATGCCCAGCTCGACCGCTCCCCCGTCCGTGCTGCGGCCAGCGGTGAGAACCCAGAGGCGCAGCGCACCGGCGGAGGGCGTCCATCCCTCCGGCACCGCGGTGACGGCGCCACGCCGCCACCGGCGTACGACCGGGACGAGGGCCGGGGTTCGTGCAGTGGACACCGTGCACCGGCCGTCCGGACCCGCATCCGAGCGAACCGGCTCGAGACCCGCCTCAGCCAGGAGAATCTCCAGAGCGTCCGCCCGCCAGGCCGCGTCGAGGGCGACGGACACCTGAGCGAGCCCGCCCGCCAGGGTGGACTGGCCCCGGGCGGCCAACGCCCCCTCTAGATCCGAGGGCT contains the following coding sequences:
- a CDS encoding 2-oxoacid:ferredoxin oxidoreductase subunit beta — translated: MTPTDSGLVGSPLPLDALASVPKAPEGSAPQKPKDYTSDQEVRWCPGCGDYVILATIRALLPKLGLKRENITFISGIGCSSRFPYYLETYGMHSIHGRAPAIATGLATARPDQSVWVVTGDGDAMSIGGNHLIHTLRRNVNMNILLFNNRIYGLTKGQYSPTSETGKITKSSPMGSLDHPFNTLSLALGAQGTFVARALDSDRKGLTEVLEAAAHHRGTSFVEIMQDCPIFNDGSFDLLRKEDAADHLIPVRHGEKIVFGDEGQHCVVRRGFSLAVAATADVDEADIIVHDAYTDDPTYAHALATLSSQDLEYTVTGIIRQVRRDTYDDLARGQVAAAKETATSDLQALLDGPNTWTVD
- a CDS encoding NRDE family protein yields the protein MCMLVIARRVHPLYPLIVVANRDEVLSRPTEPLHEWVADRDGVGGVVAGRDVSAGGTWLAVAPGGRFAAVTNVREAGPSQPAPASRGELPLDALTGPVPVTEFAHHVVDDLDRYGPVNLLAGDLDRMWWASNRSTRGPLPLGIGVHGLSNASLDTPWPKVVGAVHDVRALMSTDAMTGPEWSETLLDVLADRRPASPWKMPRTGVPLTHEWRLSSRFVRLGRQYGTRSTTAVRIDQHGTADVVERTWDARGRVTGTVTERI